A part of Acipenser ruthenus chromosome 50, fAciRut3.2 maternal haplotype, whole genome shotgun sequence genomic DNA contains:
- the LOC117404472 gene encoding rhodopsin kinase GRK1 — translation MDIGGLETVVANSAYVAARGSVDGNAAATMRDKKMRAKLKLPHITQCGHLKDTVDQTFDSMCVKQPIGKRLFQQYLEGEEAFKTAAELWKKIEDYTTSEEKDRPQKAQKMVNKFYDSASKTFCSFLEEKAVSRVREDHKHSRGDLFKETEQQLLKHLEEKALEAYKGSLFFLRFLQFKWLEGQSVAEEWFMDFRVLGKGGFGEVHACQMKATGKMYANKKLNKKRLKKRNGYEGAIVEKRILAKVHSRFIVTLAYAFQTKLDLCLVMTIMNGGDLRFHVYNVDEKNPGFGEDRACFYTAQIICGLEHLHQHRIIYRDLKPENVLLDDAGHVRISDLGLATELPEGQDKTKGYAGTPGFMAPELLKNEAYDYSVDYFTLGVTLYEMIAAKGPFRSRGEKVENKEVTRRILNDPVSYPETFSSDCKLLCEALMEKDPAKRLGFKDNQCVELKDHPYFKTLNWGRLEAGLMDPPFVPDPKMVYAKDISDVGAFSTIKGVVLDDKDKEFYEDFSSGNIPIPWQEEMVETGVFGELNAWGAKGSTPNDLRYDYVPPTESKSGTCLLL, via the exons ATGGACATCGGTGGCCTGGAGACCGTGGTGGCCAATTCGGCCTACGTGGCGGCTCGCGGGAGCGTGGACGGCAACGCGGCGGCCACCATGCGCGACAAGAAGATGCGGGCCAAGCTGAAGCTGCCGCACATCACGCAGTGCGGGCACCTGAAGGACACGGTGGACCAGACCTTCGATTCCATGTGCGTCAAGCAGCCCATCGGCAAGAGGCTCTTCCAGCAGTACCTGGAGGGGGAAGAAGCCTTCAAGACGGCCGCGGAGCTCTGGAAGAAGATCGAGGACTACACCACGTCCGAGGAGAAGGACCGGCCCCAGAAGGCCCAGAAGATGGTCAACAAGTTCTACGACTCGGCCTCCAAGACCTTCTGCAGCTTCCTGGAGGAGAAGGCGGTGAGCCGGGTCAGGGAGGACCACAAGCACAGCCGAGGAGACCTGTTCAAGGAGACGGAGCAGCAGCTGCTCAAGCACCTGGAGGAGAAGGCTCTGGAGGCTTACAAGGGCAGCCTGTTCTTCCTGCGGTTCCTGCAGTTCAAGTGGCTGGAGGGGCAGTCCGTGGCGGAGGAGTGGTTCATGGATTTCCGCGTCTTGGGGAAGGGCGGCTTCGGCGAGGTCCACGCCTGCCAGATGAAGGCAACCGGCAAGATGTACGCCAACAAGAAGCTGAACAAGAAGAGGCTGAAGAAACGCAACGGCTACGAG GGAGCCATCGTGGAGAAGCGAATCCTGGCGAAGGTCCACAGTCGGTTCATTGTGACCCTGGCGTACGCTTTCCAGACCAAGCTTGACCTCTGCCTTGTGATGACCATCATGAACGGGGGCGACCTCAG GTTTCATGTTTACAATGTGGATGAGAAGAACCCTGGTTTCGGGGAGGACCGGGCCTGTTTCTACACGGCCCAGATCATCTGTGGGCTAGAGCATCTGCACCAGCACAGGATCATCTACAGGGACCTGAAACCAGAGAATGTGCTGCTGGATGATGCAG GACACGTGCGGATCTCAGACTTGGGTCTGGCCACAGAGCTGCCGGAAGGACAGGACAAGACGAAAGGCTACGCAGGCACACCAG GTTTCATGGCTCCGGAGCTGTTGAAGAATGAAGCCTATGACTACAGCGTGGATTACTTCACTCTGGGGGTCACCCTGTACGAGATGATCGCAGCCAAGGGCCCATTCAGGAGTCGAGGAGAGAAG GTAGAAAACAAGGAGGTGACTCGGCGCATCCTGAACGATCCCGTCTCGTACCCGGAGACGTTCAGCAGCGACTGCAAGCTCCTGTGTGAGGCTCTGATGGAGAAGGACCCTGCCAAGCGCCTGGGCTTCAAGGACAACCAGTGTGTGGAGCTCAAGGACCACCCCTACTTCAAGACACTCAACTGGGGTCGACTCGAAGCAG GTCTCATGGACCCCCCCTTCGTTCCGGACCCCAAGATGGTTTACGCGAAGGACATCAGTGACGTGGGGGCCTTCTCCACCATCAAGGGCGTGGTGCTGGACGACAAAGACAAGGAGTTCTACGAGGACTTCTCTTCGGGGAACATCCCCATCCCCTggcaggaggagatggtggagacgGGGGTCTTCGGGGAGCTGAACGCCTGGGGAGCCAAGGGGAGCACCCCCAACGACCTCCGCTACGACTACGTGCCCCCAACGGAGAGcaagtcagggacctgcctgctTCTCTGA
- the LOC117404625 gene encoding sex hormone-binding globulin has product MQGIGALSWLAAFLATCSAGLLQERGEIHSAKVKGCVRADQPAQGPQLLNLGQRWKGTKPLAELRIKVSELTSVESSFEFRTFDPEGLIIYGDVQEKADWFILALRSGIPEMHIGKTGVSVTVSGGPLLNDGQWHRLLLKSTGQFLGQFVVLEVDGKVVLNAGLHSWDAQTPLTGHMRLALGGMLINTSELFTEVLPPMDGCIRRWNWLNQNSSWLQDLSTSKPCFEHLSRGSYFSGAGLASFHSQDFPPADAENWMLTIEMTVRPDEWKGTLLVITSKDHQPLLTLTMHEKEGSQSLQLDVKEVSLVLSHRPVRPCLETSLLLRVSAHGVVVRTNHSEERGELGDFAAWKQAWEEGTTLSFGGVPELLEGTGFPGQDYFQGCVGRIRVQGRELDLDSARYKHDSIWSHSCPEWTEHSQGDSKLLQEPQNREDVASI; this is encoded by the exons ATGCAAGGAATTGGGGCTTTATCGTGGCTGGCGGCCTTCCTGGCTACATGCAGCGCAGGTTTGTTACAAGAGCGTGGAGAGATCCACAGTGCAAAG GTAAAGGGTTGTGTTCGTGCGGACCAGCCTGCGCAGGGACCCCAGCTTCTCAATCTAGGGCAGAGATGGAAGGGAACCAAGCCCTTAGCTGAACTGCGGATCAAAGTCTCTGAACTCACCAG CGTCGAGTCCTCCTTCGAGTTCCGCACCTTTGATCCAGAGGGGCTGATCATTTACGGAGACGTCCAGGAAAAAGCGGACTGGTTCATACTGGCTCTGCGCTCCGGCATTCCCGAGATGCACATTGGAAAAACAGGAGTCAGCGTGACTGTGTCCGGGGGTCCGCTGCTGAACGATGGTCAGTGGCATAGG CTGTTGCTGAAGAGCACGGGGCAGTTCCTGGGGCAGTTTGTGGTGCTGGAAGTGGATGGGAAGGTGGTTCTCAACGCAGGGCTCCATTCCTGGGATGCACAGACCCCTCTCACGGGACACATGAGGCTGGCCCTGGGGGGGATGCTGATCAACACCTCGGAGCTCTTCACAGAG GTGCTCCCCCCAATGGACGGCTGTATCCGCAGGTGGAACTGGCTGAACCAGAACTCCTCGTGGCTACAGGACCTCTCCACCTCCAAGCCCTGCTTCGAGCATCTCTCCCGGGGCAGCTACTTCTCAGGGGCTGGGCTAGCCTCCTTCCACAGCCAGG ATTTTCCTCCTGCAGACGCGGAGAACTGGATGCTGACCATCGAGATGACCGTTCGGCCGGACGAATGGAAAGGGACTCTACTGGTCATCACCTCCAAGGACCACCAGCCTCTGCTCACACTGACCATGCACGAGAAAGAGGGG TCCCAGTCTCTCCAGTTGGATGTTAAGGAGGTCTCACTGGTTTTGAGTCACAGACCAGTACGCCCGTGTCTGGAGACCAGTCTGCTGCTCAGGGTCTCAGCGCACGGGGTGGTGGTCCGAACCAACCATTCTGAGGAGCGGGGGGAGCTGGGGGACTTTGCTGCCTGGAAGCAGGCCTGGGAGGAAGGAACCACCCTCTCCTTCGGGGGAGTCCCAG AATTGCTGGAGGGGACTGGCTTTCCCGGGCAGGACTATTTCCAAGGCTGTGTGGGAAGGATCCGGGTTCAAGGACGGGAGCTGGATTTGGACTCGGCGCGTTACAAACACGACTCCATCTGGTCCCACAGCTGCCCGGAGTGGACGGAGCATTCCCAAGGGGATTCCAAACTTTTACAAGAACCACAAAACAGGGAAGATGTAGCATCCATCTAG